In Apium graveolens cultivar Ventura chromosome 10, ASM990537v1, whole genome shotgun sequence, the following are encoded in one genomic region:
- the LOC141691255 gene encoding uncharacterized protein LOC141691255 yields MEKAFELAEVKNDKKAQYGSYYLKDEASYWWDSTKALLKGEAISWEKFTELFLEKYLRSYMQDRLEMRFLDLKQENMTLAEYEVKFSELARFVPEYVNTEVKKVKIFQQGLKPWIRSQVALLEIRTYAALVQKAMIVEGEREITKRESEGKKRKFEESEQDQGSSKFRGKFGKNVGS; encoded by the coding sequence ATGGAGAAGGCCTTTGAGTTAGCGGAGGTTAAGAACGATAAGAAGGCGCAGTACGGAAGTTATTACCTTAAGGATGAAGCTAGTTACTGGTGGGATTCTACTAAAGCGTTGCTTAAAGGAGAAGCTatatcttgggagaagtttacggagctattcttggagaagtatttgcgAAGTTACATGCAAGACCGGTTGGAGATGAGGTTTTTGGATTTAAAGCAAGAAAATATGACATTAGCTGAATATGAAGTAAAGTTTTCAGAGTTAGCAAGGTTTGTACCCGAGTATGTGAATACAGAAGTGAAGAAAGTTAAAATATTTCAAcaaggactcaagccatggatTCGTAGTCAAGTGGCTCTTCTTGAGATAAGGACTTACGCTGCTTTGGTACAGAAAGCCATGATTGTAGAAGGAGAAAGAGAAATAACTAAAAGGGAAAGtgaaggaaagaaaagaaagtttgaggAATCAGAACAAGATCAAGGAAGTTCcaagtttagagggaagtttggaaagaatgtGGGAAGTTAG
- the LOC141689662 gene encoding histone acetyltransferase HAC1-like, whose product MNLQPNLSNDMMMGQVTQMSNSGYNGQAQNVQGAGDHRNHPDSEKVRRFVQKKIYDYLMARGQQQSSDLSTKRMIDLTRVLDKALFNAASTMDDYMNMDTLETRLMFYLKQLRNTQQNQRIMLQQQQQMNAGLGNQQQQGNAGFGNQSVLQNQQFVQHGNSSGNVSTMIPTPGGFLPLTGGMGSASSFSNGYQQPTSVFPTTSGSNNMVSSMGGGERVLSQMMPTPGFVSTNNTEAYRSLESSNGGVVPTVESMMASQPLQQKQHISGQNRRILHNVGSHIGGGIRNGTFSSGLGMMTNYSQSVNGAGSFENQLPMSQVLHHDGYGSGNADFSGSGTGNVYTSSNAPVLITNNQANQSEFLSAQQDVHVKLEQSVKINYQSPQLLTENVVQSHQLLLQQPNQISQPKLQNQPNQLIQQNQQIQQNQSLPNGESQMHKNQVRWLLFLRHARSCSAAESCVEKRCIIVQKLYKHIETCILTQCPYPRCYGTRSLLNHYKICKRPDCPVCVPVREYMKKQYICKESKTNDPSVDGSFSTYNTMDASGRLMNQSVLDTEDVHPPAKRPKIKQPLQSTMPEHETSAQPLSAFHDSCTLQDVQYLEHRPDETCRPVKSNVIGVKLETPAQGVPHVEVKKDMNDTSMRLSDGVSSIPSGVAGFPKVESFNTGKEVVQTKHESVTLPAENTATTKSGKPEIKGVSLTELFTPDQVREHITGLKQWVGQSKAKAEKNQAMEHSMSENSCQLCAVEKLNFEPPPIYCTPCGARIKRNAMYYTIGLGESRQYFCIPCYNETRGETISVDGTPCPKAKLEKKRNDQETEEGWVQCDKCEAWQHQICALFNSRRNEGGQAEFTCPNCYIAEVERGERMPLPQSAVLGAKDLPRTILSDHLEQRLFKQLKQERIDRARVQGKTYDEVPGAEYLVIRVVSSVDKKLEVKPRFLEIFQEVNYPTEYAYKSKVVLLFQKIEGVEVCLFAMYVQEFGADCQQPNHRRVYLSYLDSVKYFRPEIKAVTGEALRTFVYHEILIGYLEYCKKRGFTSCYIWACPPLKGEDYILYCHPEIQKTPKSDKLREWYLSMLKKASKEKVVVELTNLYDHFFVSGAGECKAKVTAARLPYFDGDYWPGAAEEIIYKLRQEEDGGKLHKKGTTKKTFTKRALRASGQVDLSGNASKDHMLMRKLGETISPMKEDFIMVHLQHSCSHCCILMTSGNCWFCSQCKSFKLCDKCYEEEQKLEERDRHPINHRGMHTLYPVEVTGVPADTQDTDEILESEFFDTRQAFLGLCQGNHYQYDTLRRAKHSSMMVLYHLHNPTAPAFVTTCYVCHLDIETGQGWRCEICPDYDVCNACYEKDGEVDHPHKLTNHPSIADRDAQNKEARQQRVIQLRKMLDLLVHASQCRVPECQYPNCRKVKRLFRHGMYCKIRSAGGCVLCRRMWHLLQLHARSCKISECHVPRCRDLREHIRRNQQQADSRRRAAVTEMMRQRAAEVAGGC is encoded by the exons ATGAATTTACAACCCAATTTATCGAATGATATGATGATGGGGCAAGTGACACAGATGTCAAATTCGGGTTATAATGGGCAAGCACAGAATGTTCAAGGCGCAGGTGATCATCGAAACCACCCGGATTCGGAGAAAGTTCGAAGATTTGTACAGAAGAAGATTTATGATTATTTAATGGCTAGAGGGCAACAACAATCTAGTGATTTATCGACGAAAAGAATGATTGATTTGACTAGGGTGTTAGATAAGGCGTTGTTTAATGCGGCTTCCACGATGGATGATTATATGAATATGGATACGTTGGAGACTCGATTGATGTTTTATTTGAAGCAGTTACGGAATACTCAACAGAATCAGAGAATTatgttgcagcagcaacaacagatGAATGCTGGGTTAGGGAATCAGCAGCAGCAAGGGAATGCAGGGTTTGGGAATCAGAGTGTTTTGCAGAATCAGCAGTTTGTGCAACACGGGAATTCTTCGGGGAATGTTAGTACAATGATCCCGACTCCCG GTGGCTTTTTGCCACTTACTGGTGGCATGGGTAGCGCGTCTTCTTTTTCTAATGGTTATCAACAGCCAACTTCAGTCTTTCCCACAACTTCGGGCAGCAATAATATGGTTTCATCAATGGGCGGAGGTGAGAGAGTTCTAAGCCAGATGATGCCTACTCCAGGATTTGTTAGCACCAATAATACCGAGGCTTACAGGAGTTTGGAGTCTAGTAATGGTGGTGTGGTTCCAACAGTTGAATCTATGATGGCATCACAGCCCCTGCAACAGAAGCAGCACATCAGTGGTCAAAACAGACGTATATTGCACAATGTTGGTAGTCATATTGGTGGTGGGATCAGAAATGGCACCTTCAGTAGTGGTTTGGGAATGATGACTAACTATTCACAGTCTGTGAATGGTGCAGGTAGCTTTGAGAACCAACTGCCAATGTCACAAGTGTTGCATCATGATGGGTACGGGAGTGGTAATGCTGATTTTTCTGGGTCTGGTACTGGTAATGTGTATACTTCTTCGAATGCTCCTGTGCTTATAACAAATAATCAGGCCAACCAGTCAGAATTTCTTAGTGCTCAACAGGATGTGCATGTAAAGCTCGAACAGTCCGTAAAGATTAATTATCAGTCGCCACAATTATTAACTGAGAATGTTGTGCAGTCTCATCAACTACTTCTCCAGCAACCCAATCAGATTTCCCAACCAAAGCTGCAAAATCAGCCAAACCAGTTAATACAGCAAAATCAGCAGATCCAGCAAAACCAGAGTTTACCAAATGGTGAGTCACAAATGCACAAAAACCAGGTGAGGTGGTTATTGTTCCTGCGTCATGCTAGATCTTGTAGTGCTGCAGAATCTTGTGTAGAAAAGCGTTGCATAATTGTTCAGAAACTGTATAAGCATATCGAAACATGCATACTAACGCAATGCCCATATCCTCGTTGCTATGGTACGAGGTCATTACTTAATCATTACAAGATATGCAAGAGGCCAGACTGCCCTGTTTGTGTTCCTGTCAGAGAATACATGAAAAAGCAATACATATGTAAAGAATCTAAGACTAATGATCCTTCTGTAGATGGATCTTTTAGTACCTATAACACAATGGATGCCTCTGGTAGATTGATGAATCAGTCGGTTTTAGATACAGAAGATGTTCATCCTCCTGCCAAACGCCCAAAGATCAAGCAGCCTTTGCAGTCTACAATGCCTGAGCATGAAACTTCTGCCCAGCCACTTTCTGCTTTTCATGATTCTTGTACTCTGCAGGATGTACAGTATTTGGAACATAGACCTGATGAAACTTGTAGGCCAGTAAAATCCAATGTTATAGGGGTGAAGTTGGAGACTCCTGCACAAGGTGTTCCTCATGTTGAGGTGAAAAAAGATATGAATGATACCTCTATGCGATTGTCTGATGGTGTTTCTTCTATACCTAGTGGTGTTGCTGGCTTCCCTAAGGTCGAAAGTTTTAATACTGGGAAAGAAGTTGTCCAGACTAAGCACGAAAGTGTCACATTGCCCGCTGAAAATACAGCTACAACTAAGTCCGGGAAGCCAGAAATAAAGGGAGTATCGTTGACAGAATTGTTTACTCCAGATCAAGTTCGGGAGCATATCACAGGTCTCAAGCAGTGGGTTGGCCAAAGTAAAGCCAAGGCAGAAAAAAATCAAGCAATGGAACACTCAATGAGTGAAAACTCTTGCCAGTTATGTGCAGTTGAGAAGCTTAATTTTGAACCTCCGCCAATATATTGCACACCTTGTGGTGCTCGCATCAAACGAAATGCAATGTATTACACCATAGGACTAGGTGAGTCACGCCAATACTTTTGCATTCCCTGCTATAATGAAACTCGTGGAGAGACAATATCTGTTGATGGAACTCCTTGTCCCAAGGCAAAACTTGAGAAGAAGAGAAATGACCAAGAGACAGAAGAAGGGTGGGTTCAGTGTGACAAGTGTGAAGCTTGGCAACATCAAATATGTGCATTATTTAACAGTCGGAGAAATGAAGGCGGTCAAGCTGAGTTCACCTGTCCAAACTGCTATATTGCTGAAGTTGAAAGAGGAGAGCGTATGCCTTTACCACAGAGTGCAGTACTAGGAGCAAAAGATCTGCCAAGAACAATTCTAAGCGATCACTTGGAGCAACGACTGTTTAAACAATTGAAGCAGGAAAGAATAGACAGGGCAAGGGTCCAGGGGAAAACTTATGATGAGGTTCCAGGAGCAGAATATCTTGTTATCAGAGTTGTGTCTTCGGTGGACAAGAAGTTGGAAGTGAAACCGCGATTTCTCGAAATTTTTCAGGAAGTGAATTACCCGACTGAGTATGCATACAAGTCGAAGGTAGTATTATTGTTTCAGAAAATTGAAGGTGTAGAGGTATGCCTATTTGCTATGTATGTTCAGGAATTTGGAGCTGATTGTCAACAGCCAAACCATCGCCGTGTTTATCTGTCATACCTGGATTCTGTGAAGTATTTCAGGCCAGAGATTAAAGCAGTAACAGGAGAGGCTCTTCGTACATTTGTTTACCATGAAATTTTGATCGGCTATCTTGAATATTGCAAGAAACGTGGTTTCACGAGTTGCTACATATGGGCCTGTCCTCCACTTAAGGGTGAAGACTATATTTTATATTGTCATCCAGAAATTCAGAAGACCCCGAAATCTGATAAGCTCCGGGAATGGTATTTATCAATGTTGAAAAAAGCTTCAAAGGAGAAAGTTGTGGTTGAATTAACTAACTTATATGACCATTTCTTTGTATCCGGTGCTGGTGAATGTAAAGCTAAGGTGACTGCAGCTCGCCTCCCATATTTTGACGGTGACTATTGGCCTGGTGCTGCTGAAGAGATTATCTACAAGCTTCGACAAGAAGAGGATGGTGGGAAGCTGCATAAGAAAGGGACAACTAAAAAAACATTTACTAAAAGAGCTTTAAGAGCATCTGGCCAAGTTGATCTTTCTGGAAATGCCTCCAAGGATCATATGTTAATGCGTAAATTGGGTGAAACAATCAGCCCAATGAAGGAAGACTTTATCATGGTCCACTTGCAGCATTCATGCAGTCATTGTTGTATTCTGATGACCTCGGGAAACTGTTGGTTTTGTAGCCAGTGCAAAAGTTTTAAGTTGTGCGACAAATGTTATGAGGAAGAACAAAAACTTGAGGAGAGAGATAGGCATCCGATCAATCATAGGGGGATGCATACGCTCTATCCTGTTGAAGTCACCGGTGTGCCTGCTGATACACAGGATACAGATGAGATTCTTGAAAGTGAGTTTTTTGATACCCGGCAGGCCTTTCTGGGCCTTTGTCAAGGTAATCATTATCAGTACGATACCCTACGCCGTGCTAAACACTCTTCAATGATGGTCCTTTACCATCTTCACAATCCGACGGCTCCTGCATTTGTGACTACATGTTATGTATGTCATCTTGACATAGAAACCGGTCAAGGTTGGCGCTGTGAGATATGCCCAGATTATGATGTATGCAATGCTTGTTATGAAAAGGATGGAGAGGTTGATCATCCTCATAAATTGACTAATCATCCATCTATTGCGGATCGTGATGCACAGAACAAAGAAGCTAGGCAACAAAGAGTGATTCAGCTGAGGAAAATGCTCGATCTGTTGGTGCATGCATCTCAATGTCGTGTTCCTGAGTGCCAGTATCCTAACTGTCGGAAGGTGAAAAGGCTTTTCCGCCATGGTATGTACTGCAAAATACGTTCGGCTGGAGGCTGTGTTCTATGTAGAAGGATGTGGCATCTACTTCAGCTTCATGCTAGATCATGTAAAATCTCAGAATGTCATGTGCCGCGCTGCAGAGATTTACGGGAACATATACGAAGGAATCAACAGCAGGCTGATAGTCGTCGACGTGCTGCTGTTACAGAGATGATGAGGCAGCGGGCTGCTGAGGTTGCAGGTGGTTGCTGA